The following coding sequences lie in one Seriola aureovittata isolate HTS-2021-v1 ecotype China chromosome 5, ASM2101889v1, whole genome shotgun sequence genomic window:
- the adam9 gene encoding disintegrin and metalloproteinase domain-containing protein 9 isoform X2, giving the protein MGGRVELLEVCCLLLLSGHSLCRDSQQTEHLSSYQLTVPRAVGGRLRRDLDGRLPNQVSYVITVEGNDHMVHLERNELLLPADFTVFSYSQNGSLTTTRPPVQNHCHYRGFVQDMEGSSVAMSICNGLRGVLHLADDSYGIEPLDSAPDQHLVYRLQDVTSQPRGCGTPHGDHTHSNATEHAQYGAEEIHHRQHSRVKRAVLHKTHYVELLLVVANDRYNYMNRNETAVREEMVQLANFIDSIYMQLNVRVVLVGLEIWTQQNLINTEGGAGEVLSRFTQWREKELVPRRRHDSAQLILKRSFGVTAGMAFVSTVCSRSHGGGINAFTNNNVPSFASIVAHELGHNLGMNHDDGRSCTCPVSACIMNSGATGSRNFSSCSAEDFEKMILLTGGTCLLNVPRPDEAYSAPYCGNRLVDVGEECDCGSQRECEEDPCCEYQTCKLKSGAQCAYGECCYKCQYQPGGTLCRSSTDECDLPEYCNGSSSFCQGDVFAQNGQPCRNQQAYCYNGKCQHYDGQCQAIFGSKAKAAPEICFKDVNSKGDRFGNCGYQNYGYKKCESRNALCGKLQCSNVQAVTVFGIEPSIISTPIAGAKCYGVDFMLGSDVPDPGMVNEGTKCGDNKVCMNFECRSADVLSYNCDVEKKCHGHGVCNSNRNCHCEDGWAPPFCEVKGYGGSVDSGPTWNDKDTSLRDGLLIFFFLVLPLLALGALVFLRRNELLRRLGLSRRKRSQGYQADGAATANPSRGPPPRAQPPSVARGNANNIVRDGVVETSRTAPSHSLRPPPPPLKPKPSAASQPLVPQRPAPAPPV; this is encoded by the exons atgggAGGAAgagtggagctgctggaggtctgctgtctgctgctgctgagcggACACTCACTCTGCagag ACTCTCAGCAGACTGAACACCTCTCCTCCTATCAGCTGACGGTCCCTCGAGCCGTGGGGGGCAGGCTGAGGCGGGACCTGGACGGTCGACTGCCCAATCAG GTGTCTTATGTCATCACAGTGGAGGGAAACGATCATATGGTCCATCTGGAGAGGAACGA acTGCTGCTCCCTGCAGACTTCACTGTGTTCTCCTACAGTCAGAACGGATCACTGACCACAACCAGACCACCTgtgcag AACCACTGTCACTATCGGGGCTTCGTTCAGGACATGGAGGGTTCCTCTGTCGCTATGAGCATCTGCAACGGcctcag AGGAGTGTTACATCTCGCTGATGACAGTTACGGTATCGAGCCGCTAGACTCCGCCCCCGATCAACACCTGGTGTACCGCCTGCaggatgtgacatcacagccaCGGGGGTGTGGAACGCCACACGGCGACCACACCCACAGCAACGCCACAGAGCATGCTCAGTACGGAGCAGAGGAAATCCACCACAGACAGCACAGCAGA GTGAAGCGAGCTGTTCTTCATAAGACTCACTatgtggagctgctgctggtggtcgCCAACGACagg taCAACTACATGAACAGAAACGAGACcgcagtgagagaggagatggttCAACTGGCCAACTTCATAGACAgc atctaCATGCAGCTGAACGTCCGGGTGGTCCTGGTCGGTCTGGAGATCTGGACTCAGCAGAACCTGATCAACACAGAGGGAGGGGCTGGAGAGGTTCTGAGTCGCTTCACccagtggagagagaaagagctggtTCCTCGCCGCCGCCATGACTCCGCCCAGCTCATCCT GAAGCGGAGTTTTGGAGTGACAGCTGGGATGGCGTTCGTCTCCACCGTCTGCTCCAGGAGTCACGGAGGCGGAATCAACGCG ttcaCCAACAACAATGTTCCCTCGTTCGCCTCCATCGTGGCTCACGAGCTCGGTCACAACCTGGGGATGAACCACGATGACGGACGCTCCTGCACCTGCCCCGTGTCCGCCTGCATCATGAACTCTGGAGCCac GGGGTCCAGGAACTTCAGCAGCTGTAGTGCTGAAGACTTTGAGAAGATGATCTTGTTGACAGGGGGGACGTGTCTCCTGAACGTCCCCCGGCCTGACGAGGCCTACAGCGCCCCCTACTGTGGGAACAGACTGGTGGACGTGGGAGAGGAGTGTGACTGTGGATCCCAGAGG gagtgtgAGGAGGACCCCTGCTGTGAGTATCAGACCTGTAAACTGAAGTCTGGAGCTCAGTGTGCTTATGGAGAGTGCTGCTACAAGTGTCAG taccAACCAGGAGGAACGTTGTGTCGCTCCAGTACAGATGAGTGTGATCTACCAGAGTACTGCAACGGCTCCTCTTCCTTCTGTCAGGGCGACGTCTTCGCCCAG aacgGGCAGCCCTGCAGGAACCAGCAGGCCTACTGTTACAATGGGAAGTGTCAGCACTACGACGGACAGTGTCAGGCCATATTTGGATCCA aggcGAAGGCTgctcctgaaatctgctttaaaGACGTCAACAGTAAAGGCGATCGCTTCGGCAACTGTGGCTACCAGAACTACGGCTACAAGAAGTGTGAgagcag AAACGCTCTGTGTGGGAAGCTGCAGTGCTCCAACGTTCAGGCAGTGACGGTTTTTGGCATCGAACCGTCGATCATCAGCACGCCGATCGCCGGCGCCAAATGTTACGGAGTGGACTTCATGCTGGGATCAGACGTCCCCGACCCAGGCATGGTGAACGAGGGGACCAAGTGTGGGGACAACaag GTGTGTATGAACTTTGAGTGCCGCAGCGCCGACGTCCTGAGCTACAACTGTGACGTGGAGAAGAAATGTCACGGACACGGG GTGTGTAACAGCAACAGGAACTGTCACTGTGAGGATGGCTGGGCTCCGCCTTTCtgtgaggtcaaaggttacGGAGGCAGCGTGGACAGCGGACCCACGTGGAACG ATAAAGACACGTCCCTCAGAGACGGTCTGCtgatcttcttcttcctcgtccTCCCTCTGCTCGCTCTGGGTGCGCTTGTTTTCCTGCGCAGGAACGAGCTGCTGCGACGACTCGGGCTGAGCCGCAGGAAGAGGTCGCAGGGATACCA AGCCGATGGTGCAGCTACAGCCAATCCCAGCAGGGGACCTCCTCCCAGAGCGCAGCCTCCATCTGTTGCCCGGGGCAACGCCAACAACATCGTCAGAGACGGG
- the adam9 gene encoding disintegrin and metalloproteinase domain-containing protein 9 isoform X1: MGGRVELLEVCCLLLLSGHSLCRDSQQTEHLSSYQLTVPRAVGGRLRRDLDGRLPNQVSYVITVEGNDHMVHLERNELLLPADFTVFSYSQNGSLTTTRPPVQNHCHYRGFVQDMEGSSVAMSICNGLRGVLHLADDSYGIEPLDSAPDQHLVYRLQDVTSQPRGCGTPHGDHTHSNATEHAQYGAEEIHHRQHSRVKRAVLHKTHYVELLLVVANDRYNYMNRNETAVREEMVQLANFIDSIYMQLNVRVVLVGLEIWTQQNLINTEGGAGEVLSRFTQWREKELVPRRRHDSAQLILKRSFGVTAGMAFVSTVCSRSHGGGINAFTNNNVPSFASIVAHELGHNLGMNHDDGRSCTCPVSACIMNSGATGSRNFSSCSAEDFEKMILLTGGTCLLNVPRPDEAYSAPYCGNRLVDVGEECDCGSQRECEEDPCCEYQTCKLKSGAQCAYGECCYKCQYQPGGTLCRSSTDECDLPEYCNGSSSFCQGDVFAQNGQPCRNQQAYCYNGKCQHYDGQCQAIFGSKAKAAPEICFKDVNSKGDRFGNCGYQNYGYKKCESRNALCGKLQCSNVQAVTVFGIEPSIISTPIAGAKCYGVDFMLGSDVPDPGMVNEGTKCGDNKVCMNFECRSADVLSYNCDVEKKCHGHGVCNSNRNCHCEDGWAPPFCEVKGYGGSVDSGPTWNDKDTSLRDGLLIFFFLVLPLLALGALVFLRRNELLRRLGLSRRKRSQGYQADGAATANPSRGPPPRAQPPSVARGNANNIVRDGHHAQLLPPQEVVETSRTAPSHSLRPPPPPLKPKPSAASQPLVPQRPAPAPPV, from the exons atgggAGGAAgagtggagctgctggaggtctgctgtctgctgctgctgagcggACACTCACTCTGCagag ACTCTCAGCAGACTGAACACCTCTCCTCCTATCAGCTGACGGTCCCTCGAGCCGTGGGGGGCAGGCTGAGGCGGGACCTGGACGGTCGACTGCCCAATCAG GTGTCTTATGTCATCACAGTGGAGGGAAACGATCATATGGTCCATCTGGAGAGGAACGA acTGCTGCTCCCTGCAGACTTCACTGTGTTCTCCTACAGTCAGAACGGATCACTGACCACAACCAGACCACCTgtgcag AACCACTGTCACTATCGGGGCTTCGTTCAGGACATGGAGGGTTCCTCTGTCGCTATGAGCATCTGCAACGGcctcag AGGAGTGTTACATCTCGCTGATGACAGTTACGGTATCGAGCCGCTAGACTCCGCCCCCGATCAACACCTGGTGTACCGCCTGCaggatgtgacatcacagccaCGGGGGTGTGGAACGCCACACGGCGACCACACCCACAGCAACGCCACAGAGCATGCTCAGTACGGAGCAGAGGAAATCCACCACAGACAGCACAGCAGA GTGAAGCGAGCTGTTCTTCATAAGACTCACTatgtggagctgctgctggtggtcgCCAACGACagg taCAACTACATGAACAGAAACGAGACcgcagtgagagaggagatggttCAACTGGCCAACTTCATAGACAgc atctaCATGCAGCTGAACGTCCGGGTGGTCCTGGTCGGTCTGGAGATCTGGACTCAGCAGAACCTGATCAACACAGAGGGAGGGGCTGGAGAGGTTCTGAGTCGCTTCACccagtggagagagaaagagctggtTCCTCGCCGCCGCCATGACTCCGCCCAGCTCATCCT GAAGCGGAGTTTTGGAGTGACAGCTGGGATGGCGTTCGTCTCCACCGTCTGCTCCAGGAGTCACGGAGGCGGAATCAACGCG ttcaCCAACAACAATGTTCCCTCGTTCGCCTCCATCGTGGCTCACGAGCTCGGTCACAACCTGGGGATGAACCACGATGACGGACGCTCCTGCACCTGCCCCGTGTCCGCCTGCATCATGAACTCTGGAGCCac GGGGTCCAGGAACTTCAGCAGCTGTAGTGCTGAAGACTTTGAGAAGATGATCTTGTTGACAGGGGGGACGTGTCTCCTGAACGTCCCCCGGCCTGACGAGGCCTACAGCGCCCCCTACTGTGGGAACAGACTGGTGGACGTGGGAGAGGAGTGTGACTGTGGATCCCAGAGG gagtgtgAGGAGGACCCCTGCTGTGAGTATCAGACCTGTAAACTGAAGTCTGGAGCTCAGTGTGCTTATGGAGAGTGCTGCTACAAGTGTCAG taccAACCAGGAGGAACGTTGTGTCGCTCCAGTACAGATGAGTGTGATCTACCAGAGTACTGCAACGGCTCCTCTTCCTTCTGTCAGGGCGACGTCTTCGCCCAG aacgGGCAGCCCTGCAGGAACCAGCAGGCCTACTGTTACAATGGGAAGTGTCAGCACTACGACGGACAGTGTCAGGCCATATTTGGATCCA aggcGAAGGCTgctcctgaaatctgctttaaaGACGTCAACAGTAAAGGCGATCGCTTCGGCAACTGTGGCTACCAGAACTACGGCTACAAGAAGTGTGAgagcag AAACGCTCTGTGTGGGAAGCTGCAGTGCTCCAACGTTCAGGCAGTGACGGTTTTTGGCATCGAACCGTCGATCATCAGCACGCCGATCGCCGGCGCCAAATGTTACGGAGTGGACTTCATGCTGGGATCAGACGTCCCCGACCCAGGCATGGTGAACGAGGGGACCAAGTGTGGGGACAACaag GTGTGTATGAACTTTGAGTGCCGCAGCGCCGACGTCCTGAGCTACAACTGTGACGTGGAGAAGAAATGTCACGGACACGGG GTGTGTAACAGCAACAGGAACTGTCACTGTGAGGATGGCTGGGCTCCGCCTTTCtgtgaggtcaaaggttacGGAGGCAGCGTGGACAGCGGACCCACGTGGAACG ATAAAGACACGTCCCTCAGAGACGGTCTGCtgatcttcttcttcctcgtccTCCCTCTGCTCGCTCTGGGTGCGCTTGTTTTCCTGCGCAGGAACGAGCTGCTGCGACGACTCGGGCTGAGCCGCAGGAAGAGGTCGCAGGGATACCA AGCCGATGGTGCAGCTACAGCCAATCCCAGCAGGGGACCTCCTCCCAGAGCGCAGCCTCCATCTGTTGCCCGGGGCAACGCCAACAACATCGTCAGAGACGGG CACCACGCTCagctgctgccaccacaggAG